A window from Chloracidobacterium sp. encodes these proteins:
- the efp gene encoding elongation factor P, with the protein MRANQIRRGMIVLFDNQPHRVLECRHHTPGNLRAIMQTKLKNLITGTTFEHRFSATEDVERATLEQHEMQYLYSEGDTHYFMDVTTYEQVGLEEEILGDALKYLKADTTIQVEVYNGQPVAIQLPAVVELKVIETEPELKGATVTGSSKPAKLETGLQISVPGFIKEGDIIRVDTSEGKYVERAK; encoded by the coding sequence ATGCGAGCCAACCAGATTCGGCGTGGAATGATCGTCTTGTTCGATAACCAACCGCACCGCGTCCTTGAATGCCGCCACCATACGCCCGGCAACCTGCGGGCAATAATGCAGACCAAACTCAAAAACCTCATCACCGGTACAACGTTTGAGCACCGTTTCAGCGCGACGGAGGATGTGGAACGCGCCACTCTTGAACAGCACGAGATGCAGTATCTGTATAGTGAAGGTGACACCCACTACTTTATGGATGTCACCACCTACGAGCAGGTTGGGCTGGAAGAAGAAATCTTGGGTGACGCGCTGAAATACTTGAAGGCGGATACGACCATTCAGGTCGAGGTCTACAACGGGCAGCCGGTCGCCATCCAGCTTCCAGCGGTGGTCGAGCTGAAGGTCATTGAAACGGAGCCGGAACTGAAGGGCGCGACGGTGACAGGTTCAAGTAAACCGGCCAAGCTTGAAACGGGACTGCAAATCAGCGTCCCCGGCTTCATCAAGGAAGGCGATATTATTCGGGTGGATACAAGCGAAGGGAAATACGTCGAACGCGCCAAGTAA